From Carnobacterium alterfunditum DSM 5972:
TATACCGAGTATTCATGGCTTCATAACCAAAAGTTACAATAATAACTGGACTAATTTTTTTAAGGAGGCAGTCAAATGACTGACATAAATGTACCCATCGGTTCCACACTAAAGAAAATTAGAGAAAATAAAGGCTATACACAAAAAGAAATTTCTGATCATACGATGGCTCGTTCAACGTATACAAAATTCGAAAATGATGATATCACCCCTACGCTTTCAAAGTACCTTGCCATTTTAGATCATATGGATATGTCCCATGAGGAATTCATCTATCTTTTAAATGATTTTGAACTAGGACAGAAAGAAATGATCCTTTATTTATTTAAACAATTAGAGAAAAATCCAACTCGTGAATTAGTTAATGAGATCATTGAAAAGGGCGAAACATTAGTGCAAGAGCGCTACGACCAATTGATCTTGGATATTCTAAATGCTTGTCGTGGATATGCGGTTTTATTTGAAGGACAAGATCTAGCTACAGCAAAAGAATATGCGCAAAAAGTTTGGGATCGGATGGAAGCATTGGATAAGTGGTACCTAGCTGAACTGCACATTATCAATAGTATCTTGTATCTATTTGATAGTGAAACGGCTGCTTTATTCACAGAAAGAGCACTTGAAACATTAGTTCAATACCCACATCTCGAAGAAGCACTTGTTTTAAAAACCAGCTTTTTGCTTCACTTGACCAACCTCTTGATGATGGATCAAAAGTACGAACAAGCCTTGTTTTACATCAAGCAAATGGAAAGCGAATGTTCCCGTTTGGATTATCCGGTCTTGCTGGCAGCTGCCTTAGTACGCAAAGAAGTTTGTATGAAAAAAATCGGCGATGACTCTGAACCGGGACTTATTGACCAAGCTATCCGTATTTTCGATAGTTTAAACAAACAAAACTTAAAAGAACTAGTTGAAAAAGACCCTGAAAATTTTTTCAATCTTTATTCAAACTACCCTGTCGATAAAATACAAAGTGAACTTTTAACTCATTAATAATAGATCGAATTAGCTGTCAAGATAAATGTTCTTGGCAGTTTATTTGGCGTTAAATGATTTTGGCTTTAGCAATTGCGGTGGTAACGATAAAAATGATATTTGTCTCATCCAACGTTGCTCTTGATCGACCTTTCCTTTTAACAGGTATGTGTAAAATAGTTCTCGAGATGATTTTATTTTTTACTAGCAAAATGAAAGAAGGCGTTCTATCATAAATGTATGCTGAGCGGCAAATACATAGATGAAAGAGGCCTTCTTATGGATAGAATTATAACAAAATTATATGAAATAATAAAGGAATCGAGCGATTTAATCGCTACAGAGGAGTCTATACAACTCTATATGTATGAAGTATTCACTGAATTAGTAGGAGATATCTTCACCCATATGAATCAAGTGATCAAAGAACAAAAACAAGGCGAAGGCTGGAAAGTGAAACGAGACGATTGGAAAACCGTTCAGTTTATTTTTGGTCCTGTTCGTTATCGCCGTACCTTAATGGTCGATCAAGAGAGTCAAAATCATTATCCGCTAGATGACTGGTTAGGCATTCGAAACTACCAACGCCATAGTCCACTCGTAGAAGTGAAAGTAGCAGAACTAGCTAGTAAGTGTACCTACCGGGACACCGCTGAATTATTGAAAGAATGGACGGCAGTCACTATTAGTCACCAAACAGTCGGCAGTCTTCTTAAACGAGTTGGAGGAGCACAAGCACGTGAAGATGAAGAAATGGTAGTAGAACTAGACGAAGCCGTCGAGTTGCCAGAAGGTAAAAAAGTGGACTATTTTTACGCCGAGGCTGATGGCATTTTTGTTCGTGGGACGGAAAAGAGAAAAAGCTTAGAAGTTCGTCATGCGCTACTTTACGAAGGCTGGGAGAAAAATGGAAAGAGAGTCTCCTTAAAGGAGCCTAAAGCGATCATGACGACTAAAAAAACGGCTGGTTTTTGGGCAGAAGTTCAAGCCTTTACTGCGAGTCATTATGCGTTACAACAAGCTCAAGTCATTACCAATAGTGACGGTGGACAAGGCTATACCGCAGACAAATTTCAAGAAGCCTTTTCTCAGTCGAACTATCCTGTAGTCAATCAGTTAGACTCTTATCACATCTTCCAAGGCTTAAATCGCGCGTTTGGTTCACAGACTAGCCTCTTTAAACAGAAGGTCAATCAAGCTTTAAAAACACATGATTTAAATGAGTTAACAATCTGGTTGGATACTTATGAAAGCACACTAGACGAGACACCAGCAGTGGAAAAACTGACTACCTTTAGAACATACGTATTACGGAATTGGGATCGAATTTTCGATTGGCGTGAAAAAGTAGAACAGGTTCCGCAGGACGCAAGAGGTTTAGGCGCAATGGAGTCGAATCAGCGGCATATTTCTTTTCGGATGAAAAAGCGTGGGATGCATTGGAGCGAAGAAGGCTGTGAAGCCATGGTAAAGGTAAAACAAGGCATCTTAAATCACACGTTACGTGACGCCTATCTTCACCAACAAAATAGGAGTACGAGACAACAACGCAAGCTGAAACAAACGGTTCGTTTATCGTCGCTATTGCATCAGAAGACACGTCAGTCGGTTGGTGCAAAGGATGGGACAATGCCGTTGTATGCTTCTCATTCATCAGCAATGGGGAAACTCATAAAAAGTTTTCGTTAATTCCCTTCTGTTTGGGGAAGGTTCCTTGTTTTAGGAACCTTCTCCAAACGGATGGGCCAGCAAACGGCGGAGCCGTGCGGTAGTAGACGAGTGTACAAAAGTAGAACGCCTAAACTAGCAGGATAATAGGACGACCGAGAAAAACTTGACACAGACTTTTAACAGTCCAAAATTGAGTTCCCTAGCCTTTTATGCTAAACTAAATTAGTATAAAAGGAAGCGCTTACTTATTTCGTTATTTTTTGTTTGTTTTTACAAAAAAGGAGGAGGAAGTTAAGATGACAAGTTTTGTAGAATGGGATTTTTTGACCGAGTTTGTGGAAAAAGCTTTTATGGCTTATGGAATACCGGAAGCAGATGCGAAGATCTGTGCGGACGTTTTATTACAGTCAGATAAAAAAGGGATCGAGAGTCACGGAGTCAATCGTTTTAAACCGATCTATATCGACCGGATCAAAGATGGTATCCAAAATCCGGTGACTGAATTTGAAATCGTGCGTGAAACACCTACAACGGCCGTAGTTGATGGACATGACGGTATGGGCCAAGTGATCGCCCATCGTTCGATGCAAATGGCCATTGATAAAGCTAAAAAATACGGTATGGGCATGGTAGCCGTGCGGAATTCTACCCATTTTGGCATTGCCGGTTATTATACGGATATGGCGGCAGATGCTGGTTGTATTGGTATGGCTGGAACAAACGCCCGCCCTTCCATTGCGCCAACATTTAGTGTGCAAAATAAATTGGGTACGAACCCATTGACGGTCAGTTTCCCAACGGATGAAGCATTCCCATTCTCATTAGACTGTGCCACTTCCATCATCCAACGAGGCAAAATTGAACTCTATGAGCGTGAAGGCAAAGATACTCCGGCTGGAACAGTCATCGCCCATGATGGTTCTGTCATGACGGATTCTCCAACGATTCTAAAAGCTCTTCAATCTGGCGAAGCAGCTCTTGCTCCACTGGGAGGGATCGGCGAAGATCTTTCTGGTTATAAAGGTTATGGTTACGCTACGATCGTTGAAGTTCTTTCATCTGCTTTACAGCAAGGGAATTTCTTAAGTATGCTATCTGGTATCGGCGAAAGCGGCGAAAAAATCAAATTCCATTTAGGTCACTTCTTCATCGCCATTGATACGGAAGCCTTTATGGGTCTAGAAAGTTTCAAGAAAACGACCGGTGACATCATGCGTGAATTGCGGGCTGCTGAAAAAGCTCCCGGCGCTGAACGAATCTATACTGCCGGAGAAAAGGAATACTTAATTTGGCAAAAACGTCAAAAAACTGGTCTTCCGGTTAGTGAACCCGTTCAAAAAGAACTGATTGCGATCCGCGACGATGCTGGATTGACCGATTACCGCTTCCCATTTGAACAGTAAGGGAGATCAATTATGGATAATAAAAAAGAAGCACTTGCAAAGCATTACGAATGGAACGGAAAAATTGAAGTCATGAGCCGCGTTCCGCTCAATAGTCGGGAAGATTTGGCACTCGCCTATACACCTGGCGTGGCCGAAGCTTGTTTAGCTATTGAAAAAAAACCAGATGAAGCTTATAAATTAACGCGGAAAAACAATTTAGTAGCGGTCATCACGAATGGGACGGCTGTGCTTGGCCTAGGCGCTATCGGTCCAGCGGCTTCTATGCCAGTAATGGAGGGCAAATGTGTTTTGTTTAAAGCCTTCGCTGACGTTGACGCCTTCCCTATTTCCATTCAATCAAGAGATGTTGCTGTTATTGTGCAAACGATCGAGCAAATCAGTGGCAGTTTTGGTGGGATCAATCTTGAGGACATTGCAGCGCCTGAATGTTTTGAGGTTGAACGTCGCCTGAAAGCTTCGCTGGATATTCCGGTTTTCCATGATGATCAACACGGAACAGCCGTCGTCGTTGCTGCTGGATTGATCAATGCCTTAAAACTAGTTGATAAATCCTTTGCTAGCATCAAAGTCGTTGTCAATGGAGCTGGGTCAGCTGGTATCGCTGTTGCAAAACACTTATTGAACTTTGGTGTGCGAAATCTGATCTTAACGGATAAATCCGGTATTTTAGCTAGTGATACACCTGATTTAAATAGTGAACAGCAACACATGATGACCGTGACCAACTTGACGAAGCAACATGGTGATCTGACTTTGGCATTAAAGGATGCGGATGTTTTCATCGGTGTATCGTCAGGGAATATCTTGAAGCCGTCTATGATTCAAAACATGAAGTCAGATCCAATCGTTTTCGCCATGGCTAACCCGGTACCAGAGATCATGCCTGAACTGGCAGCTACAGCTGGTGTCGCCGTCATAGGGACTGGGCGCAGCGATTATCCGAATCAAGTCAATAATGTCTTAGCTTTCCCTGGGATATTCAAAGGCGCTCTCAGCGTTCGAGCTTCTGATATCAACGAAGCCATGAAAGTCGCCGCCTCTCACGCAATTGCTTCGCTGATTACTAGTGATGAATTAAGAGCGGACTATGTGATCCCTGATGCGTTGGACCCAAGAGTCTGTCCTGCTGTTGCTAAAGCTGTAAAAGAGGCTGCTATTGAGACACAAATTAATCGCATTTAACGATGTATGCTTTACTAGTTAAAGGTACTAATTTAAACATAAAGGGTTCTTAACAAAATAATATTAGTACATTTTAAATGAAATTTATGGAGGAATAGGATTTGCTTGTAGCCGTGTAAAGGATTCAATGCGAATTACAGAGCGTTGACGCTTCAGCGATTACGCCCTGTTTGAGGCTTGAAAGCCTTAAGACTGTGCGTTTCAGGCTTCAGGCGCTCCCATGGCTCCACAAGCAAATCCGTCTATTCCAGAAGAAATTTCGTGTCATCAATACTATCTATTGAATCCAAATAAATAACCTGATAACCGCCACAGAGAAAATTGGCCGTTATCAGGTTATTCTTTTTTAATAGGTATCGCTTGTCCAGCCATTGGCTTTGTAAGCATTCACCATGTTCTTATTGTGCTCATCCGTTGCATAGTTGATTTCTAAAGGTCTTAAATGGATTGCAATCGTTCCTGCTGCTTTATTTTTTTCTACTGAAATTACTTCGATCTCAACAGGATCCACAAACATAGAATCTTTGATGAAATCCCCTTTTCGCGGAATATTGATTGATTCAAAGGGTTTTGTCAGTGTGATTACTTTCTCTTCAGGGATTTTTATATTGATCGTGCGATAAAGTGTCATTTCCATTATCTTCCCTCCAAAGTTTTATCGTTAAGTAAATCATATCATACCTTTCGAAACGCGACGAATAGAACACTCATTTTTTAGATTAATTTAATTTTACTTGAATTTTTTTGATGTCTGGCTGATTTCTTTATTTCATAGTATTTATTCATATACT
This genomic window contains:
- a CDS encoding Ldh family oxidoreductase gives rise to the protein MTSFVEWDFLTEFVEKAFMAYGIPEADAKICADVLLQSDKKGIESHGVNRFKPIYIDRIKDGIQNPVTEFEIVRETPTTAVVDGHDGMGQVIAHRSMQMAIDKAKKYGMGMVAVRNSTHFGIAGYYTDMAADAGCIGMAGTNARPSIAPTFSVQNKLGTNPLTVSFPTDEAFPFSLDCATSIIQRGKIELYEREGKDTPAGTVIAHDGSVMTDSPTILKALQSGEAALAPLGGIGEDLSGYKGYGYATIVEVLSSALQQGNFLSMLSGIGESGEKIKFHLGHFFIAIDTEAFMGLESFKKTTGDIMRELRAAEKAPGAERIYTAGEKEYLIWQKRQKTGLPVSEPVQKELIAIRDDAGLTDYRFPFEQ
- a CDS encoding helix-turn-helix domain-containing protein, whose amino-acid sequence is MTDINVPIGSTLKKIRENKGYTQKEISDHTMARSTYTKFENDDITPTLSKYLAILDHMDMSHEEFIYLLNDFELGQKEMILYLFKQLEKNPTRELVNEIIEKGETLVQERYDQLILDILNACRGYAVLFEGQDLATAKEYAQKVWDRMEALDKWYLAELHIINSILYLFDSETAALFTERALETLVQYPHLEEALVLKTSFLLHLTNLLMMDQKYEQALFYIKQMESECSRLDYPVLLAAALVRKEVCMKKIGDDSEPGLIDQAIRIFDSLNKQNLKELVEKDPENFFNLYSNYPVDKIQSELLTH
- a CDS encoding NAD(P)-dependent malic enzyme produces the protein MDNKKEALAKHYEWNGKIEVMSRVPLNSREDLALAYTPGVAEACLAIEKKPDEAYKLTRKNNLVAVITNGTAVLGLGAIGPAASMPVMEGKCVLFKAFADVDAFPISIQSRDVAVIVQTIEQISGSFGGINLEDIAAPECFEVERRLKASLDIPVFHDDQHGTAVVVAAGLINALKLVDKSFASIKVVVNGAGSAGIAVAKHLLNFGVRNLILTDKSGILASDTPDLNSEQQHMMTVTNLTKQHGDLTLALKDADVFIGVSSGNILKPSMIQNMKSDPIVFAMANPVPEIMPELAATAGVAVIGTGRSDYPNQVNNVLAFPGIFKGALSVRASDINEAMKVAASHAIASLITSDELRADYVIPDALDPRVCPAVAKAVKEAAIETQINRI
- a CDS encoding ISLre2 family transposase; this encodes MDRIITKLYEIIKESSDLIATEESIQLYMYEVFTELVGDIFTHMNQVIKEQKQGEGWKVKRDDWKTVQFIFGPVRYRRTLMVDQESQNHYPLDDWLGIRNYQRHSPLVEVKVAELASKCTYRDTAELLKEWTAVTISHQTVGSLLKRVGGAQAREDEEMVVELDEAVELPEGKKVDYFYAEADGIFVRGTEKRKSLEVRHALLYEGWEKNGKRVSLKEPKAIMTTKKTAGFWAEVQAFTASHYALQQAQVITNSDGGQGYTADKFQEAFSQSNYPVVNQLDSYHIFQGLNRAFGSQTSLFKQKVNQALKTHDLNELTIWLDTYESTLDETPAVEKLTTFRTYVLRNWDRIFDWREKVEQVPQDARGLGAMESNQRHISFRMKKRGMHWSEEGCEAMVKVKQGILNHTLRDAYLHQQNRSTRQQRKLKQTVRLSSLLHQKTRQSVGAKDGTMPLYASHSSAMGKLIKSFR